The following nucleotide sequence is from bacterium.
GACCAGCCGCTCGATGGCGTTCTCCAGCTCCCGGACGTTGCCCGGCCAGGCATAGTCGGTCAGGACCCGCGTGGCTTCGGGCGTCACCAGCGGCACCGGCCGGCCGTTCTCGGCGCTGAACTTCTGCAAAAAATGATCGACCAGGAGCGGGATGTCGCCCTTGCGCTCGCGGAGCGGCGGAATTCGGATCGGGATGACGTTGAGCCGGTAGAAGAGATCCTCGCGAAAGCCCCGCTCCTTGACCATCTTCTCGAGGTTCTTGTTGGTGGCGGCGATGATCCGGACGTCGACCTCGAGGCTCCGGCCCGAGCCGACCGGTTCAAAGCGGCGCTCCTGCAAAACGCGGAGCAGCTTGACCTGAAGCTTGGGGCTCATGTCGCCGATCTCGTCCAAGAAGAGGGTGCCGCCGTCGGCCATCTCGAAACGGCCGGTTCGGGTCACCACCGCGCCGGTGAAGGCGCCCTTGACGTGGCCGAAGAGCTCGCTTTCCAACAGGTCCTCGGGAATCGCCGCGCAATTCACCGGCACCAAGGGCCGGCCGACCCGCCGGCTGTTGTAGTGGATGGCCTTGGCGACCATTTCCTTGCCGGTTCCGGATTCGCCGAGCAGCAGGACCGTCGAATCGGTGTCGGCCACCTTCTCGACCAGCTCGAAGATCGTCTTCATGCCTTCGGAGACGCCGACAATGCTGTCCAAGCCGTGCTTGCGGCTGAGCTGCTTCTTCAGCATCCGGTTCTCTTCCCGGGCCTGGCGGTGCTCCAAGGCCTTCTCGACCAAGTTGGCGAGGTCGTCGAATTGGAAGGGCTTGGTGACGAAGTGGAAGGCTCCGGCCTTGATGGCCTGGATGGCGTGGTCGATGGTGCCGAAGCCGGTCATGATGATGCTGGAGGAATCGGGATTGTTTTTCTGCAGCAGCTGGACCAGCTCGAGGCCGTCGCGGTCGCCGAGCTTGAGGTCGATCAGGGCCAAGTCGATACGTCCGGCGCCGATGACCTTGGCGGCCTTCTCGTAGCTTTCGGCGGGAATGATCTCGCCGAAACGATCGCCGAGGAACCGCTCGAGCGCCCGGAGCACCACCGGCTCGTCGTCGGCGACAAGGATGCGAGCTTTCATGTCTGACCTCCCTTGGGCAAGGAAACCTTGAAAACGCTGCCCTCTCCCACCTTGCTCGAGACCTCGATGCGGCCGCCGTGCTCGCGCACGACGTTGTAACAGAGCGCCAAGCCCAGGCCATGATGGCCGCGCTGGCGCTTGGTGGTGAAATAGGGGTCGAAAATTTGA
It contains:
- a CDS encoding sigma-54 dependent transcriptional regulator; this encodes MKARILVADDEPVVLRALERFLGDRFGEIIPAESYEKAAKVIGAGRIDLALIDLKLGDRDGLELVQLLQKNNPDSSSIIMTGFGTIDHAIQAIKAGAFHFVTKPFQFDDLANLVEKALEHRQAREENRMLKKQLSRKHGLDSIVGVSEGMKTIFELVEKVADTDSTVLLLGESGTGKEMVAKAIHYNSRRVGRPLVPVNCAAIPEDLLESELFGHVKGAFTGAVVTRTGRFEMADGGTLFLDEIGDMSPKLQVKLLRVLQERRFEPVGSGRSLEVDVRIIAATNKNLEKMVKERGFREDLFYRLNVIPIRIPPLRERKGDIPLLVDHFLQKFSAENGRPVPLVTPEATRVLTDYAWPGNVRELENAIERLVILKADGLVTIKDLPEKLLGGGGKIFTNVNIPDHGISFKNVVSDFENELILKALEKAAWNKNKAATLLKLNRTTLVEKIKRRQLEKIILS